ACGGCAGCGCACATGCTCGGCTGTGACATAACATCAAGTGCCATGGCTGGCGGGGCGCATCATGAAGCCCATGGCCAGACAAGCCCTGACCAGGGGGGCGATGAGCCGGCGAGCCGGTCCTGCCCCCTCGCAGCTTCCTGCTTCACAAGCCTCGCCGCGCCCACTGCGCCGTCAGTCGTGATGGGCAGCCTGACGCCTGTCCGGCTGTTGCCGCCATCTGCGCGGCTGCTTGGTCCTGCTGGCTTTGATCTCGATCCGCCGCCGCCCCGCCTGGGTGACGTCTGAAGCCGCGTGAGACTGGCGCATGCGCGCCTGGCTTGCGCACCTCTCAGTTCATTCAGTTCGTCACGTGTTCGGCGATGCATATGCGCGTCGCAGTCGCGGGACGTCATCTATCGCGGAGATCAGAGATGCCTGTCCGTATTCACACCATGACATCCATCCTTGCCGGGGCGGCCCTTGGCCTCGTGCTTGCCGTACCGGCAACAGCCGCCGGCAGCCATGCTCACGGCCACATGCAACCTGCCGAAGGGCACGCAGGCCACATGAAAAGCGGGGCGGCTGCCGGTCCCGATTCGGGCCCGATGTCCTTCGGCAAGCCCGGGGACCCGGAAGGCGCTGACCGTGTGGTCGACATTGTCATGGAGGACAATTTCTTCACGCCCGAAAGCATCAGCGTACGCGCCGGTGAGACGATCCGTTTCAACGTCGTCAACAAGGGCACGCTGGTGCACGAGTTCAACCTCGGCACCCCGGCCTACCATGCAGCCCACCAGAGCGAGATGATGATGATGCAGGAACATGGCGTCTTGATGGGTGATCACATCAACCACGCCATGATGAACGCGCCCATGGGGGAGGACGGCCACATGATGAGCCATGACCACCCGAACAGTGTCCTGCTTGAACCGGGCAAGAGCGGGATCGTTACCTGGACCTTCACTTCCGGGGGCGACATCGAGTTCGCCTGCAACGTGCCCGGCCACTATGCCGCCGGCATGGTCGGCACGGTGGATGTGGAGTAGGCGCCATGAAAATACGTGTACGGATATTTGCAGCACTTTTTGGCTGCGCGGTGGTCGCACTTGAAGGCGCTCTTCCCGCGGCGGCAGGCACCTATGACCTCACGGTCGAGCCCGTCACCCTCGATGTGTCGGGGCGGGATGTGGACGGCTTTTCGATCAACGGTCAGGTCCCGGCGCCGCTATTGCGGTTTACCGAGGGCGAGGAACTCACCATCAACGTCACCAATACGCTTGAGGTGGATACCTCGATTCACTGGCATGGTTTCGTTCTGCCTTTTGACCAGGATGGCGTGCCGGGCATGAGTTTTGACGGCATCAAGCCTGGCGAAACCTTCACCTATCGTTTCAAGGCGCCGAAGGCAGGGACCTATTGGTATCACTCCCATTCCGGCCTGCAGGAAGGCGCAGGCATGTATGGCCCGATCATCATCGAGCCGACCGGACGTGAACCCTTCCGTTATGGCCGGGACCATGTGGTGGTGCTGTCTGACTGGCACGAGGACAGTCCCATGCAGGTCTTCCGTAATCTCAAGCGGTCGCCGGATCACTACAATTTCATCCAGCGCACGGCAGGCGAGTTTTTCCGTCAGGCAGAGGAAGAAGGTCTCGGTGCTGCACTGGGTGACAGGCTGGACTGGGGCGAGATGCGGATGATGCCGTCCGACATTCAGGATGTTCAGGGATACACCTATCTGATGAACGGCCGGAACCCGTCGCAGAACTGGACGGGACTGTTCACTCCCGGGGAGCGCGTGCGCCTGCGTTTCATCAATGCATCGGCGATGTCGTTCTATGACATCCGCATTCCCGGACTTGAAATGACCGTGGTGCAGGCGGATGCGAACAACGTCCGCCCGGTGACGGTGGACGAGTTCCGCATTGCGGTGGCTGAAACCTACGACGTGATCGTCCGTCCGCGTGAGGACAGGGCCTACACCATCTTCGCTGAAACCATGGCACGGGATGGTTTTGCCCGTGGCACGCTGGCGCCGCGTGACGGCATGGAAGCTGCCGTGCCCGAGTTGCGTGACCCGCCGCGGCTGACTATGGCCGACATGGATCATGGGGCCATGCCAGGCATGACTCACGGGGACATGGACCAGGGAGAGATGGACCACGCTGCCATGGGACATGCGGGCCATGACATGGGTGCCATGGGCGGGGGAGATGATGATCCGTTCTATGCACCGGGATCAGGGCTTGAGCCTGACGCGGCCAATGGCGGCAAGTTCCTGTCCCTCGGAGATCTGCGGGCGCAGGACCCTCTCTATGAGGAGCGACCCTATGACCGGGAAATCCGGCTCCGGCTTACCGGCAACATGGAGCGCTATATCTGGTCGATCAACGACAAGAAACTTTCAGAGGCCGAACCACTGCGTCTGAAGTATGGGGAGCGTGTCCGTTTCACCTTCATCAATGAGACGATGATGGCGCATCCCATGCACCTGCATGGCATGTGGAAGATTGTTGATGTGGGGGCGGGCAAGTGGAACCCGCTCAAGCATGTGCTGACGGTCGCCCCCAACACGACATTATCCGCCGATGTGGAGGTGGACGCACCGGGCCAGTGGGCGTTCCACTGCCACCTGATGTACCACATGGCTGCCGGCATGTTCCGCAAGGTCATCGTTGAGGGCGGCCCGGAGGATCTGGCGCAGGTCGATCCAGAGCTTGAGAAACTCTGGGGCATGGCCAATGCCGGAGATGCGCAGGCCGGAGGGCATCACTGATGGTGTGGTTCCTGGTCGCAGCTTCTTTTGCTGCATTGCTTGCCGTTCCTGCTTCGGCCGCCGAGATGGACAATATGGTCCTGTCACTTGTCACGATTGAACGCCTCGAATACCGCGTTCAGGATGGCAACGATCACGGCTTCGTGGAAGGAGACCTCGTGATCGGCAATGACGATCATAAGGCTGTCCTCGGTGTGGAAGCTGAACGCGATCTTGATGGCGGTACCTTCGAAAGTACGGAAGTGCACCTGCTCTATCGTCGTCCGGTCTCACCCTTCTTTGATGTGCAGGCCGGTATCCGGCACGACCTGGCGCCGGACCCGGAAACTACCCATCTGGCCCTCGGCATTGCAGGGTTGATGCCGCAATGGGTGGAATTCGAGGGTACGGCTTACTTGTCCGATGACGGCGATATCGCGTTCCGCGCGGAAGCCGAGACCGAGCTCTATCTCACCCGGCGCATTTTCGCGCAGCCGATGATCGAGCTCGACCTGTTCGCAAGCGAGAATTCGGCCCGCGAGATCGGGGCGGGTTTCGGAAAGATCGAAACCGGCCTGCGGTTTCACTACGCGATAACCGGGGGGCTCAGCCCCTATATCGGTGTCAATTACGAAGCGAAGCTCGGCGAGACTGCCGATTTTGCCCGGGCCGACGGTGAAGATCCTGGTGCGACGGCATTTGTCGCCGGCGTCCGCTTCGCCTATTGAGGAACCTGGAAGCCGGGGCAGGGTTAACGACTGATTAATCCTGCCCCGGCTAGGTTTTTATTCACTTGGGACCCGGATATGCCGAATCCCTTTAAGTATCTGGCCTTGGGCCTTATCTGGGTCTATAGGAACGCCATATCGCCCCTGTTGGGGCCGCGTTGCCGGCATGTGCCGACCTGCTCCGACTATGCGCAGGAGGCGATTACCCGGTTCGGGGTCTGGCGGGGCGGCTGGCTGGCCGTATCACGCATCCTGAGGTGCCATCCGTGGGGCACGCAGGGGCTTGATCCGGTACCGGAGGAGGTGCCGCACGCAAGCGCGCTCACTCCCTGGAAATACGGGCGCTGGACCGGCGCCCATATCCGGGACCGTTTCCCGGACGACTGATCCGGTCCGTTCATAGGGGCTCCATCGGCCCCACACCACAAACGCTCTCAGGCTTACCTGCATGGTGTGCAGAGAATGAGGAGGAGAGGGATGGTCAAGCTGACGCTCCCCGACGAGTCTATCCGTGAATTCCCCGAAGGCATTACGGGCCTTGGGCTGGCGGAAGATATTTCAAAATCACTGGCCAAGAAGGTCGTTGCCATTGAGGTGAATGGCGACCAGTGGGATCTCACGCGCGAGATCGAGCAGGACGCCAAGGTGCGCCTGATCACCCGCGATGAGCCCGAAGGCGTGGAGATCATTCGCCACGACACGGCCCATGTGCTGGCCGAAGCCGTGCAGGAGCTGTTCCCCGGCACGCAGGTCACCATCGGCCCGAACATTGAAAACGGCTTCTTCTACGATTTCGCCCGCGATGAGCCGTTCTCGACGGACGATTTCGAGAAGATCGAAAGGCGCATGGCCGAGATCGTCGACCGTGACGAACCGATCACGCGCGAGGTGTGGGATCGCAACGAGGCGATCGAGCATTTCAAGTCCATCGGCGAAAGCTACAAGGCCGAGATCATTTCCGATCTGCCGGAGAATGAGACGATCACGGTCTATCGCCAGGGCAACTGGAAGGATCTCTGCCGCGGGCCGCATTTGCCGTCCACGGGCCGTCTGGGCAAGGCCTTCAAGCTCACCAAGCTGGCCGGTGCCTACTGGCGCGGCGACAGCAACAATGCGCAGCTGCAGCGCATCTACGGCACCGCCTGGGCGAGCGAGAAGGATCTCAAGAAGCATCTGCAGATGCTTGAAGAGGCCGAGAAGCGCGATCACCGCAAGCTCGGCCGCGAGATGAACCTGTTTCATTTCCAGGAAGAGGGGCCCGGCTCCATCTTCTGGCATCCGCATGGCTGGACACTGTTCCAGTCGCTCATTTCCTATATGCGGGATCAGCAGGCCAAGGCGGGCTATGAAGAGATCAACACGCCTGACGTGATGGACAAGTCCCTGTGGGAGAAGTCCGGCCACTGGGAGAAGTTCGGCGAGAACATGTACACGTCGGTGACGCCCGACGAGCGCACGTTCTGTTTGAAGCCGATGAACTGCCCGGGCCATGTGCAGGTGTTCAAGCACGGCCTCAAGAGCTATCGCGAGCTGCCGCTGAAATTTGCCGAGTTCGGCAAGGTTCATCGTTATGAGCCGTCCGGCGCGCTGCACGGCATGATGCGGGTGCGGCACTTCACGCAGGATGACGCGCATATCTTCTGCACCGAAGATCAGATCACGGAAGAATGCGTGACGGTGACGAACCTGATCCTGTCGATCTACCGGGATTTCGGCTTCGAGGATGTGCGGCTCAAATTCTCCGATCGTCCGGAGAAGCGCGTGGGCTCGGACGCGATCTGGGACCGGGCCGAGGCGGCGCTCAAGACGGCCATCGAGGCAACGGGTCTTGAGTATGAGCTGAACCCGGGCGAGGGCGCCTTTTACGGCCCCAAGATTGAGTTCGTGCTGCGCGATGCCATCGGGCGTGACTGGCAGTGCGGCACCGTGCAGGTGGACTTCAACCTGCCGGGCCGTCTGGGCGCGTTCTATATCGGTGAAGATGGCGAGAAGCATGAGCCGGTGATGATCCACCGGGCGCTGTTCGGCTCGCTCGAACGCTTCCTCGGCATCCTGATCGAGCATCACGCGGGTCGTTTCCCGCTGTGGCTGGCACCGCTGCAATGCGTGGTCGCCACCATCACGTCGGATGCGGACGATTATGCGCATCAGGTGGTGGAAGAGCTCAAGCGCTTCGGTCTCAAGGCGGAGGCTGATATCCGCAACGAGAAGATTAACTACAAGGTGCGTGAGCATTCGCTGGCCAAGGTGCCGGCGCTTCTCGTGGTCGGCAAGCGCGAGGCCGAAGAGCGGACCGTCGCCATCCGGCGTCTCGGCTCGAAGGACCAGATTGTGCTGCCGCTGGCCGAAGCGGCCCAGTCGCTGGCGGAAGAGGCTTTGCCGCCTCAGGCCCAGCGGGTGCAGGCCGCTGCTGCCGAATAGGCACAGCACGTCAGCTCAAGCAAAAAAGAGGGCGGCTTCCCATCCGGGAAGCCGCCCTTTCAGTTGGCGGAGACAATCAGGTCCGTGCGGTTACGCAGCGCGGATCTGATCGATGAAGGCCTTCATCTGATCGCGCAGGGCATCGCCCTGTTCGGCCAGGGAGTTCGACGAGGCCAGCAGCTGGGTCGCGGCGGCGGAGGCCTGCTGCGATGCCTGGCTGACGCTCTGGACGCTGGACGACACTTCGTGGGTGCCGCCGGCGGCTTGCTGGGCGTTGCGGGCAATCTCGCCCGTGGCCGCCGTCTGCTGGTCGATCGAGGTTGCGATCGTCTGGCTGATCTCGTTGACCTGCGCGATGACATCGCGGATGCCGCTGATGGCGGCGACGGCGGTCTGGCTTTCGGCCTGCACGCCTTCGATCTGCTGACGGATCTGCTCGGTGGCCTTCTGGGTCTGGGTCGCCAGGCTCTTCACCTCGCTCGCCACGACCGCAAAGCCCTTGCCCGCATCGCCCGCACGCGCCGCCTCGATGGTGGCGTTGAGGGCCAGCAGGTTGGTCTGCTCGGCGATGTCCTGGATAAGGGCCAGCACGTCACCGATCTGGTTGGCGGCGTCCGACAGGCCGGTGACCTGGCCGGCCGCATTTTCCACGCTCTGGGCGGCGTGTTCCGACACGTCGCGGGAGCGCATGACCTGCTGTTGCATTTCGGAGATCGACGCCGACATTTCTTCCGTCGCCGACGACACGGTCTGCACGTTGACGGACGATTCCTCGGCGGCGGCTGCCACGCGGGCAGATTCCGTGGTGGTCTGCTCGGCGATGGAAGACACGCCCTGGGCGGTTTCCTTCAGGTCGCGGGCGGTGGCCGCCACGGCTTCCACCACTTCGCCGACGGAGACCTCGAAGTCATGGGCCAGCTTGCTCATGGCTTCGCGCTTTTCTTCCGCGGCGCGGGCTTCCTGTTCGGCCTTTTCCTCTTCGAGGCGTTCGGCTTCCTGGCCCTGTTCCTTGAAGACCTGGACGGCATTGGCCATGGCGCCGATTTCGTCCTTACGGCCGCGGCCGGGCACCTCGGTGGACCAGTCGCGGTTGGCCAGGCGCTCCATGGCACCGGTCATGTTGCTCAGGGGCCGCGAGATGCTGCGGGCCATGAAGAAACCGGCGGCGGTGGAGGCTGCCATCGCAAGCGCCGTCATCAGCATGAACTGGGTAAGAAGGGCAGAGATGTCCTGCTGCGCTTCGTCCTTGCTGACGGTTGCCAGCACGGCCCAAGTATCGCCGAAGATGTTGGCGGGACGATAGGCCGACAGGGCGTCGGAGCCATCAAGGCCGGTGGATTCCACGAAGCCGGAATTGCCGGCCAGGCCGTCGATGGCAGCGTTGTTCTCAACGGTGTTGGCAAGTGTGGTCGGCTCGGCGCTGAAGCGGCTGTCCGATCGCATCAAGCGGTCCGGGCCCACGAGGAAGCTTTCCGCCGTGTCACCCAGGGCCTGCGTCTTGGCCATCAGGTTGTTGATGGCGTTGTGCGGCACCTGGTAGGCGATGGTGCCGACACGTTCGCCGATACGGTCGAAGACCGGGGCGCCGATAAAGGCACGGGGTTCGCCATTGGCCGGGCCGTATTCGGCGTAATCTTCAAACAGGATCGTGCCCATCTCGGCTTCGGCGGCGCGGGCGACGAGGCGGCCAAGGCCCGTGTCGGCCCATTCGCCTTCGGTCATGCTGGTGGCGAATTCCGGGTTCTTGCGGGTGGAGTAGACCAGATCGCCGTCGCGGGTGACGAGATAGACGTCATAATAGCCGCGGCGGTTCATCAGGTCGCGGAACCACGGATGATAATAGCTGTGGGTATGGGAGTAGAACGTGCCGTCTTCCACCGTTTCCAGCAGCTCGCGCTGTTCCGGGTTCGGATTGTTGGTCACGAACTTTTCAACAAGTTGATCGGAGACGTTGCGGCCCAGGGACATCCAGGCGTCGTCAAACGCGCCGATGGCCTCGATGACCATGGTGCTGTTCGACAGGATCACCAGTTCCTGGCCCAGCCCGTTGAGGTAGTCGGAAACTTCCTGTGCGCGGTTGGCGGCAACTGTCTCGAGCTTGTTCTCGATCTGCGCATCAAGCGCAGAGCGGGCCCCGAGAAAGCCCATTGTTGCTGTAACGACGGCGACTACGGCGGACATGCCGATAATGACGGCAGGCAGCTTCTGCGAAATCTTCAGTGCCGAAAAATCGGGGGCACGCATCCATCTTCCTCCTGAAGTCACATGCTGACGGTGGCCAGAAATGGCACTGATCGCCGGCACGGGTTCTTTTCTCGGATCAGGACGCTAGGGGTTGCGGGCTAAATTAGAGTGAACTCGCATTGCGTGTTTGTTCGCAATTTATGCGTGTACAAACAATAGGGGCGCCCGGTTGGGGCGCCCCTTGTCATGGTGTCGATGTGGGGCGGTGCCTAAGCGGCACGCACCTTTTCGATGAAGGACTTCATCCGCTCCCGGAGAGCTTCGCCCTGTTCGGCCAGCGAGTTGGAGGAGGCGAGCAGCTCCGTCGAAGCGGCGGATGCCTGCTGGGATGCCTCGCTCACGCCCTGGACGCTGGACGACACTTCATGGGTGCCGGCGGCGGCCTGCTGAGCATTGCGGGCGATCTCGCTGGTGGCGGCCGTCTGCTGC
The sequence above is drawn from the Pyruvatibacter mobilis genome and encodes:
- a CDS encoding cupredoxin domain-containing protein encodes the protein MPVRIHTMTSILAGAALGLVLAVPATAAGSHAHGHMQPAEGHAGHMKSGAAAGPDSGPMSFGKPGDPEGADRVVDIVMEDNFFTPESISVRAGETIRFNVVNKGTLVHEFNLGTPAYHAAHQSEMMMMQEHGVLMGDHINHAMMNAPMGEDGHMMSHDHPNSVLLEPGKSGIVTWTFTSGGDIEFACNVPGHYAAGMVGTVDVE
- a CDS encoding copper resistance system multicopper oxidase, whose product is MKIRVRIFAALFGCAVVALEGALPAAAGTYDLTVEPVTLDVSGRDVDGFSINGQVPAPLLRFTEGEELTINVTNTLEVDTSIHWHGFVLPFDQDGVPGMSFDGIKPGETFTYRFKAPKAGTYWYHSHSGLQEGAGMYGPIIIEPTGREPFRYGRDHVVVLSDWHEDSPMQVFRNLKRSPDHYNFIQRTAGEFFRQAEEEGLGAALGDRLDWGEMRMMPSDIQDVQGYTYLMNGRNPSQNWTGLFTPGERVRLRFINASAMSFYDIRIPGLEMTVVQADANNVRPVTVDEFRIAVAETYDVIVRPREDRAYTIFAETMARDGFARGTLAPRDGMEAAVPELRDPPRLTMADMDHGAMPGMTHGDMDQGEMDHAAMGHAGHDMGAMGGGDDDPFYAPGSGLEPDAANGGKFLSLGDLRAQDPLYEERPYDREIRLRLTGNMERYIWSINDKKLSEAEPLRLKYGERVRFTFINETMMAHPMHLHGMWKIVDVGAGKWNPLKHVLTVAPNTTLSADVEVDAPGQWAFHCHLMYHMAAGMFRKVIVEGGPEDLAQVDPELEKLWGMANAGDAQAGGHH
- a CDS encoding copper resistance protein B; translated protein: MVWFLVAASFAALLAVPASAAEMDNMVLSLVTIERLEYRVQDGNDHGFVEGDLVIGNDDHKAVLGVEAERDLDGGTFESTEVHLLYRRPVSPFFDVQAGIRHDLAPDPETTHLALGIAGLMPQWVEFEGTAYLSDDGDIAFRAEAETELYLTRRIFAQPMIELDLFASENSAREIGAGFGKIETGLRFHYAITGGLSPYIGVNYEAKLGETADFARADGEDPGATAFVAGVRFAY
- the yidD gene encoding membrane protein insertion efficiency factor YidD → MPNPFKYLALGLIWVYRNAISPLLGPRCRHVPTCSDYAQEAITRFGVWRGGWLAVSRILRCHPWGTQGLDPVPEEVPHASALTPWKYGRWTGAHIRDRFPDD
- the thrS gene encoding threonine--tRNA ligase, with the protein product MVKLTLPDESIREFPEGITGLGLAEDISKSLAKKVVAIEVNGDQWDLTREIEQDAKVRLITRDEPEGVEIIRHDTAHVLAEAVQELFPGTQVTIGPNIENGFFYDFARDEPFSTDDFEKIERRMAEIVDRDEPITREVWDRNEAIEHFKSIGESYKAEIISDLPENETITVYRQGNWKDLCRGPHLPSTGRLGKAFKLTKLAGAYWRGDSNNAQLQRIYGTAWASEKDLKKHLQMLEEAEKRDHRKLGREMNLFHFQEEGPGSIFWHPHGWTLFQSLISYMRDQQAKAGYEEINTPDVMDKSLWEKSGHWEKFGENMYTSVTPDERTFCLKPMNCPGHVQVFKHGLKSYRELPLKFAEFGKVHRYEPSGALHGMMRVRHFTQDDAHIFCTEDQITEECVTVTNLILSIYRDFGFEDVRLKFSDRPEKRVGSDAIWDRAEAALKTAIEATGLEYELNPGEGAFYGPKIEFVLRDAIGRDWQCGTVQVDFNLPGRLGAFYIGEDGEKHEPVMIHRALFGSLERFLGILIEHHAGRFPLWLAPLQCVVATITSDADDYAHQVVEELKRFGLKAEADIRNEKINYKVREHSLAKVPALLVVGKREAEERTVAIRRLGSKDQIVLPLAEAAQSLAEEALPPQAQRVQAAAAE
- a CDS encoding methyl-accepting chemotaxis protein; translated protein: MRAPDFSALKISQKLPAVIIGMSAVVAVVTATMGFLGARSALDAQIENKLETVAANRAQEVSDYLNGLGQELVILSNSTMVIEAIGAFDDAWMSLGRNVSDQLVEKFVTNNPNPEQRELLETVEDGTFYSHTHSYYHPWFRDLMNRRGYYDVYLVTRDGDLVYSTRKNPEFATSMTEGEWADTGLGRLVARAAEAEMGTILFEDYAEYGPANGEPRAFIGAPVFDRIGERVGTIAYQVPHNAINNLMAKTQALGDTAESFLVGPDRLMRSDSRFSAEPTTLANTVENNAAIDGLAGNSGFVESTGLDGSDALSAYRPANIFGDTWAVLATVSKDEAQQDISALLTQFMLMTALAMAASTAAGFFMARSISRPLSNMTGAMERLANRDWSTEVPGRGRKDEIGAMANAVQVFKEQGQEAERLEEEKAEQEARAAEEKREAMSKLAHDFEVSVGEVVEAVAATARDLKETAQGVSSIAEQTTTESARVAAAAEESSVNVQTVSSATEEMSASISEMQQQVMRSRDVSEHAAQSVENAAGQVTGLSDAANQIGDVLALIQDIAEQTNLLALNATIEAARAGDAGKGFAVVASEVKSLATQTQKATEQIRQQIEGVQAESQTAVAAISGIRDVIAQVNEISQTIATSIDQQTAATGEIARNAQQAAGGTHEVSSSVQSVSQASQQASAAATQLLASSNSLAEQGDALRDQMKAFIDQIRAA